The Nakamurella antarctica genomic interval CGATGATCCCAGCGGTGGCCGCGGCGATCGGGACGGTCAACGATAGACCGGTCAGCCCTTCGAAGCGGTCGCCAACGTGCTGGGTCAACACGATGTAGACGCCCCAGCCAACCGCAGATATGAGTGCCAACCCGATGCCGACGGCGTCCACGCTGCCCTGCCACGGCTCGGTGAGTCCGATGACGCCGACCAAAGCCACGGCTGGCCAGATAAACCCCCGCACATGACGGCTCCGCGCCGCCGCAACGGTCAGTGGGCCGAGAAACTCGATGGCCACACAGGTTCCGAGCGGTATCCGCTCGATCGCGGCCAAAAAGGTCACCGTTTGCAGTCCGGTGGTGATTCCGAGTCCGAGCAGACCCGGGAGGTCTCGGCGACGGAGTGAACGCACCGGCGGCCGAACGATCGCGACGAAGATGAGGGCGCCGAACGTCAGGCGGAGCCACGCCGTCCCGGCAGCGCCGATGGTGGAGATCAGGTCCACCGACAGCGCCGCCCCCAGCTGTACCGAGAGCATCGACGCGACCGCGAGAGTCCACGCGGGGACGGCGTCGGTGCGCGATGGGTGCGCGATCACTGTGGTTGACGAACGGACTGGCGGGTTAGAACTGCTCCCCCGTACGCCAGGGCATCTCTTGAAGCGACATCGTGTTGCCGTCCGGATCGCTAAAACCGGCGTACTTCACTCCCCCGCCGACGTCCTCGACCGCGCCGACGAGGACGCCGCGGCTGATCAGCTCCGCCCGCGCTTGCTCAATGTTGTTGACCACCAGGTGAAGTGCTTTGACGGAGCCGGGTACGGCGACGTCATACGCGGCGAGCCCGGTGCCGAATCCGATGGAGCAGCTCGACCCGGGCGGAGTGAGTTGGACGACGCGGACTCCCTCCGCAGGCCGCACATCGACATCCTCGACGAAACCTAACTTGTCGATGTAGAACGCCTTGGCGCGGTCCACATCCGCTACCGGAATCGGCACCAACTCGAGTTTCATCTCCACGTACTTCTCCCACATTGCTTGCCCGACGGTTAGAAATGTATTCCTACCCCGCTTCGGGTCCGCGGGGCTACAGTTCGGACACTGACATCCATCGAATTCGCGGAAGAGGAACACCCCATGCCCACTCGCGACACTCCATTTAAGGCCGGGACACCCTGCTGGGCAGATCTTTTCACCAGCGACGCCGACAAATCCCGGTCCTTCTACCACGACGTCATGGGGTGGACAGCAGACGAACCCAATCCCGCATACGGCGGCTATGTGAACTTCAGAGCCGGCGGCAGTGGTAGCGGGAAATCAAGTGCGGCGGGCCATCGCGCCGCTGGGATGATGGGCGGCAACACCACCGAGTCCCCCGTTCCGGACATGTGGACGCTCTACTTCAGCGTTGACGATATCGATGCCGTGGTCGCGAAAGCTGTGGGCCTGGGCGCGAGGGTGCGCAGCGGCCCGCATCCCGTCGGCGACCTCGGGTCGATGGCGGTCCTGACCGACCCGTCCGGTGGCGCCTTCGGGCTGTGGCAGGGCGGAATTCACCCTGGCTTCAGCCACCATTTGGAGCCCGGTAGCGCCGCGTGGTTCGAATACCACGCCACGGACTTCGCGAGTGGAACCGCCTTCTACGCCGCGCTCTTCGAGTGGGAGCTTTCGGTGCTCGCCGATTCGGACGAATTCCGTTACACCAACGCGCAAGTGGCGGGCGAGGACGTGGTCGGCCTGATGGATTCGCGCGCAATGCTGCCCGCCGGGCACCCGCCGTTCTGGACCATCTATTTCAGCGTGGCCGACATGGACTCGGCGCTGGGCACCGTCGTTGAACTCGGTGGCAGCATCGAACACCGAGATGACGACTCCCCCTACGGCCGGACCGCCGCGGTGGTGGACAGCACTGGCGCGCGGGTCAAGCTGCACTGCGAGGCCGCGGACCACTGAACCCGCGTGCAGCCCGAGCCGATGACCACCACGCTCAATGAAGCTTTACGGGTGCGGTCCAAGGGTGAGGATCGTCAGGGTGTCGGCATTTGGTCCGTAGAGCCACCAGATGCGCCAGGCCCCCGGCGTCCTGTTCTCAATATATGACTCCCACACGTCCTCGCCATTGGGGCCGGAAAGTGATTGGTATTTGTGAGAGTTGAGTCCTGGGTGGCCCGGGCCAATATCTCGGAGAAGCCGGAGCGTTTTCTTGGCTTTCTTCAGCTTGGCCGCATAGACGCGCTTGCCGAGATCTTCGAAAACACCCAGTGCTTCGGAGGTGAAAAGCAATGTGAACGGTGGTGCGCTCACAATTACACTTGGTCCTCGAGCAGATCATCTCGCCTGCTGACCCGGCCCTCAGCCGCATCAGCAAGGCCACGAAGCAGCGACTGACGCAGTGCGTCGTCCTCCCACACCAACAGTTCTCGCTTCGGAATACTCGCCAGCGGGGTCAAAAGAATCTCACCCGTCGAACGTGTAGAGACGAGGAACCGGTCGTTGCGCCGCACTCCGGCACGTCCGAACGCAATCCGAGCCCGGTCGTCTGCTGCAACTTCGGCGATGGGCTCGAACCCAGAAAGTGCGCTCATAGCAACTCCTCGTACATGGGGTGAGTTCTCTCAGACTACTCCAGCGGGGGCATGTGGGTATTGCCCATGTAACCCGGATTCCACTTCGAGACGCCCACCGTGACGGCACGCCGCTGGCGGAACATACTCACTCCGAGATCACGTGATTGTGCTTGCCGCTCGAATGCCCGCTAACGGCGCAACGCGTGACGCCGGTACGGTCGGCGTGAGGCCCGCGCCCCGAAGCGCGGACGTTTTCGAATGGGAGCAAATGTAGTGGTGAACAGCGGCGCCAAGCCTGCAGGAGGCGACCTGGATCCCACACAGGCATCGCCGGACGAACAGTGGCGCGAGCGGCCCGACATCGTCGCGATCCAGCGACGCACGGTCCGGATCCTCATCGCCGCCCAAATCGTTGGCGGTATCGGCATCGGAGCCGGCGCATCGTTGGGGGCCCTGCTTGCCGAACAAGTGACGTCATCGGAGTCGTGGGCTGGTCTGGCCCGAACGTGTTCAACACTCGGCGCGGCCGCGATCGCGCTGCCACTTGCCTCCATGGCCAGCCGGCGCGGCCGCAATAAGGCCCTCGGTCTGGGTTGGGCGCTGGCAGCGATCGGCGGCGTCGTCCTCGTCCTCTCGGCCGCGTTCAGCAACATCCCACTACTCATCATGGGCATGCTGATGTTTGGTTCCGGCACCGCAACAAACCTCCAATCACGGTATGCAGCAACCGATCTGGCTAAACCCGCGCACCGATCCCGCACGCTGTCCATCGTTGTGTGGTCCACCACCATCGGCGCGGTGCTGGGGCCCAACCTGTCCGGCCCCGGCGTCACGGTGGCGGAATGGTTCGGCCTCCCCGACCTCTCCGGAGGCTTTCTGATTTCGGCTGTCGTGCTCAGTCTCGGGGCGGCAGCGATGTGGATCTTTATGCGCCCCGACCCACTTGTCACCGCGCAGCACCATGCGCCGGACGTGCCGGTCAACACGCGCAAGCAGCGAAGCCTCTCGGTCACCATGAAGGCTATTTCGGAGTCCGCGGTGACTCGGCTTGCCTTCGTAGTGGTGGTTCTCGGCCACACCGTAATGGCGTCCGTGATGACGATGACCCCGGTGCACATGGCTGATCACGGCGCGAGCCTGAACATCATCGGGTTGACGATCAGCGTGCATGTGTTTGGAATGTATGGACTCTCCCCGGTGGTGGGCGTCATCTCGGACCGGCTCGGACGGATTCCCGCGATCATGATCGGCCAGGCGTGTTTCGTAGCGTCGGCCTTGATTGCCGGGATGTCTGGGACGTCAAACGGCATGGTGATGGCCGGGCTGTTCCTGCTGGGCTTGGGCTGGTCGTTCTCGTTAATCGCGGGCTCGACGCTGCTGGGCGAGTCGGTACCCAGCGCTATCCGGCCCTCCGTTCAGGGCACCGGCGATATGGCAATGAACGTGGTCGCCGCGGTTGCCTCCGGGATTTCCGGCGTTGTCATGGCGAAGTGGGGTTTCGGCGGATTGAACGTGATTGCCGGGGTACTGACCATTCCTGTTCTGCTGCTGGTGCTTTCGACCGTGGTGACCGGGCGCCGCAGCGAGAAGGTTTAGTCGCGCGGGCAGCAGGCACAGCCCGCCGCGTCACCACGAGGCCGCGAATCGGCCCCTGATTCCACCTTCAGGACTGCGGCGTTCGGCGCGCAGCAGGCATCGCCCTTCCACGCGTTCCGACCCTCTTTTGCGGCGATGACGGCGATCACCAAGGCTGCGATCGGGTCGGCCCAAGCCCAGCCGAACGCAGAGTTCAGTACGAGGCCGACCAGCAGCACCGCAGAGAGATAGGTGCACAACAGGGTCTGCTTGGAATCGGCGATGGCGGTGCGGGAACCCAGCGCCCGTCCGGCCCTGCGCTGGCCCCACGACAGCCACGGCATGATCAGCAGGCTGAGCGAAGCGATCACCAAACCCGGCGTGGAATGGCTGGCTTCGTTGCCGCTGATGAGGGAGGCTGCAGCATCGATTGAAACGTAGGCGGCGAGCGCAAAGAACGACATAGCGATGATGCGCAGCGCCTTCTTCTCCCGCGCCTTCGGGTCAACTCCCGCGAATTGCCACGCCACCGCAGCCGCTGAGGACACTTCGATGATGGAGTCGAGACCAAAGCCGACCAACGCCGATGACGATGCGACCGAACCAGCCCAGATAGCCACAACGGCTTCGATGACGTTATAGGTGATGGTGGCGGCGACAAAGAGCTGAATCCGGCGGATCAACAATTCCTCTCGTGCACTGTCGAGGGCAGGTTGGGCGGACATCAGCAGCACCCCGTTCCTGCAGCCGCAGCTTCACAATGTTCCGGGTCAACGGCCAACACCACGTCCAGCAAGCCGCTCAGGGCTTGTCCGAGTCCCGCGTCGGCGAGTTCGTAGCGAGCGCGTCGCCCCTCCGGAACTGCGACGACGAGTCCGCAGCCGCGCAGGCACTGCAGGTGGTTGGAGATACTTTGACGCGATACGTCCAGCTGTTCGGCAAGCTCCGCGGGGTAGCCGGGCGCCTGGCTCAGCGCCAACATGATCTGGGCGCGGGTCGGGTCGGACAGTGCGTGCCCCAACCGCGCGAGTACGGGGGCGTGCGTCAAGGTTTGCATCAAATAATAGTACATCAAGCAGTGGATTCAGCAAGTGATGAACTGTGGTGCGAGGCGATCAGGCACTCTTGCGTGCATACCCCCCGGGGTATACGATCGCAGAAGAGCAGCGCCCCACACCCGCTCCCCCGCAACGCACCGGAGGCTGACATGTTGTTTACCCAGTACTACGTCGAGTGCCTATCCCAGGCGTCGTACCTCATCGGCGACCGGGACAGCGGTCAAGCCGTAATCGTTGACCCCCGCCGTGATATCGGTGAATACCTTGCTGATGCAAAGGCCAACGGATTGACGATCGTCGGGATGATCAACACGCACTTCCACGCCGATTTCGTGTCCGGCCACCTCGAACTCGCCGACGCCACCGGTGCCTGGATCGGATACGGCGAAGCCGCCAGCACCGACTTCCCGGTGCGCCACCTCGCGGAGGGCGAACGGATCAGCCTCGGCCACGTCACCCTGAAGATCCTCGCGACCCCCGGCCACACCCCCGAGTCGATCAGTGTGCTGGTGTTCGAGCACCCCGATAACGAAATCGCGTATGGCGTCCTGACTGGCGACGCACTGTTTATCGGCGATGTAGGCAGGCCAGACCTGTTGGCCTCCATCGGGTTCACCGCCGATCAACTTGCCATCCAGCTGTTCCATTCGGTCCAGACGGTGCTGATGGGACTGCCCGACGCGGTCCGGGTGTTCCCGGCACACGGCGCGGGTTCGTCATGTGGCAAGAACCTGTCCACCGAACGACAGTCGACCATTGGCGAGCAGCGGCGCCTGAACTATGCCTGCCAACCGATGACGCAGGACCAATTCGTGCAGGTCGTCACCGCCGACCAGCCGTCCGCGCCGCCGTACTTCGTCTACAACGCCATCCTCAACAGGAGCGAACGCGAGCACCGTCCCCTCACAGCCTCACCCACGGCCCTCGAAGATAGCAGCGTTGACGACGCGCTCGCGGCCGGCGCTCTCGTCCTAGACACCCGTACCCCCACCGACTTCGCAGCGGGCCATGTAATCGGCTCGATCAACGTCGGCGCGGACGGCCGAATGGCCGAAACCGTTGGCATGGTCCTGGATCCGGAGCAACGGGTAGTGCTGCTCAGCCCCGACGGCCAGTCCGATGACGACGCTATGCGGATGGCACGAATCGGCTTCGATCACGTGGTCGGCTACATCCCCGACGCTGAGGCCTACCTGGAGCGCAACGCCTCGCGGGTGGAGCCAGCAAGCCGGCTCACCGCCAGGCAACTCGCTGACCTGATGGAGAGCGTCGAAGGACTTACCGTGGTGGACCTCCGAAACCCTGGCGAGCTTACGGACGGCGTCCTGCCCGGCGCGCTCAGAATTCCGCTGGCCGAACTGGTCCGCCGGATCGACGAGATCAACCTGGCTGCGCCGGTTGTCGTTTACTGCGCGGGTGGTTGGCGCTCGAGTGTCGCAGCGAGTGTGCTGCGGAGCCGGGGGGCGAAAGACGTCTCCGACCTGATCGGCGGCTACAGCGCATGGACCTTATTGCACGCCAACGCTTCTGGCTAAGCCGCGCCGATGTCCGATGTCGATTGTCAGATACCCTCGAGGGTATCGGACCCCGTACTCCAGGAGGAATCACATGGTCGCGCTCCCGCCCGAGGGCATGGACGTCATCGTCAAACGGCTGCGCCGCGCGCAAGGCCAGATCGGCGGCATCCTCAAGATGTTGGAGGAAGGCCGCGACTGTGAGGACGTGATTACCCAGGTCGCCGCTGTGAGTAAGGCAATCGACCGGGCGGGCATCGCGATCATCTCCAGTGGATTCAAACAGTGCGTGATCGACAGCAACGGCGCAGAAAGCTTGGATATCGAGAAAATGGAGAAGCTGTTTTTGTCGCTGGCGTAACGGGTCCGGTGCCTCACCCGGGATGTTTGCCCTGGACATAGGGCCGAAAGCCCCTGACCCCCGGTCCTTGAGGGCGTGAGACTGAAGGTCCTACGTTGAAAGGAAGCCGCTATGGCCGACGTTGTCATCTTGGGTGCAGGGATCTCCGGACACACTGCCGCGCTTCATCTTTCACGGCTGCTCGGTAAGAAGGATCTGGGCAGGAAGCACACCGTCACGGTGGTCTCGCCGAACTCACTCTGGAACTGGATCCCCTCCAACATCTGGGTCGGGGTCGGCAAGCTCGACAAAAAGCACGTCGTCTTTCCACTGCAACCCGTCTACCGCCGCAAGGGGATCGACTTTCGGCAGGCCAAGGCCGTCGCGATCCGGCCGGAAGGCGACGCGGCCGACCCCCGCGGCGCCGTCGACATCGAATACACCGGCCAGGGCAAAGTTGGCGCGCCCGAGCGGCTGCGATACGACTACCTGATCAACGCCACCGGACCACAATTGCGCTTCGAGGCCACGCCTGGCTTGGGACCGAACGGCCACACCGTCTCGGTATGCACCGCCGATCACGCGCTGGAGGCCGCCGCCAGCCTTCGCCGTTGCATCACCCGGCTGCAGGCCGGCGAGGAGCAGACCCTGGTGGTCGGGATGGGCCACGGCACATGCACCTGCGAGGGAGCGGCGTTCGAGTACGTGTTCAATGTTGACCACGAGCTACGGGAGGCCGGTGTCCGCGATAAGGCTCGGTTGGTCTACCTGACGAACGAGGCGCACCTCGGCGACTTCGGGGTCGATGGAATGACTTTCGAGGATCAAGGCTTCCAAAACTCGAGCGAACTGTGGACGGCGTCGCTCTTCCGCGAGCGCGGCGTCGTGGCAATTCTCGGCGCACACGTCGAGGAAGTCGACGAAGGCTTGATCCGCTACGAGACGCTCGACGGCGAGAAGCATTCGCTGGCATTCGATTTCGCCATGCTGCTGCCCCCCTTCGGCGGAGTCCCGCTCCGCGCCTTCGGCCGCGACGGCGACGATATGACGGCCCAGATTTTCGCGCCCAGCGGGTTTATGAAGGTCGACGCCGACTACACCGTCAAGCCGTACGAACAGTGGCGGGCCGAGGATTGGCCGCGAACTTATCTCGCGCCCGGGTACGACAACGTGTTCGCTGTCGGGATCGCTTTCGCGCCACCACACCAGATCTCGCGGCCGCACAAGAGCGCGAACGGTACCGTGATCACTCCGTCGCCGCCCCGCACCGGGATGCCATCAGGGGTGATGGGTAAGACCGCAGCTATGACGATTGTCGACCGCATCAACAACGGGATGAGTGCTCCGGCGCACGAGGCTTCCATGGCCGCAATGGGAGCAGCCTGCGTGGCATCGTCCGGACACGGTCTGCGCCGCGGATCGGCCGCGTCCATGACGATGATGCCGGTGGTGCCCGACTATGTGCGCTACCCGACGGGGCGGGACCTGAAAAACACCCGCGGCGAGATCGGCCTCAGCGGCCACTGGGTCAAGCTGATGCTCCATTATCTCTTCATCTACAAAGCCAAGGGCCGCCTCGGGTGGCAACTAATTCCGGAGTGAACTGACATGAAAACACCAGAATCCACCTTGGGCTCGGCCGTCTCCGACCAGCCCAGGGCCGACCTCGCACTCGCACCACTTCCCACTCGGGCCACGCTGCGGCGCCGACGCAACCTGCCCTACCAGCTCATCCGCTTCGCCGTGTTCAACGCTCGCATCATGCGAATGGTGACCAAAGGGCCGCACTAAGCCTGCCGGTGGCCGGTGCAAAGCATGGCCGGTCTCAAGCGCGGCCGACGCAAAGCATGGCCGCTATCCTCCTGCTTTGCCGTCAGTCACTGGCCGGCGGCGGCCTGGAATGCCTCTAGAGCTTGGCCGGGAGTGTCGTAGAAGGCGTCCGGGTCAAGAGTGGCGCTGATGCCGTAGCGGTCGAGTTGCGCGCGCACCGGAGAAAGAACGGTGCTCAGACCGAAACGGATATTGCGGTGTTGCAGGTAGGTGACCACACGGGTCAGGACCGCCGCTGCGGTGTAGTCAATATCGCCGATGGCCGCGCCATCCAGAATTATCCACCGCAGCGGGTCGCCCTGGCCCGACAAGGCGGTGATGTCGTCCATCAGGCGGGAAGCATTGGCGTAGTACAGGCTGGTGCCGAACCGGTAGACCACGATTCCGGCCTCGGTTCGCGCGCCGGGCATGACCGGGTTCTGCTGCCAGTGCCCGGCCTCCGACTTCACCAGCACACTGTTGAGCGGCCGGTAGCCGTGCCGCAGGTTCTCGATGATCGACGCCAGGACGGCGAGGGCGATACCCTGCTCGACACCCAGGAAGACCACCGCCGTCGTCGTGAGCAGCGCGACGGCGAATTCGAGGCGCCGGCAGATGAGGATGCTTCGCATGCCCTTGATGTCGATCAGTTCGATCACGATGAGGAACACCACCGTTGCCAGGGCCGCGCTCGGCAGGTAGGCCAGTGGCCCGGTGAACAGCAGGAGCACGAGCAGGACCACCGCAGCGGTAGTGAGGTGCGCCAGTTGGCTTCGCCCCCCACC includes:
- a CDS encoding NAD(P)/FAD-dependent oxidoreductase, which produces MADVVILGAGISGHTAALHLSRLLGKKDLGRKHTVTVVSPNSLWNWIPSNIWVGVGKLDKKHVVFPLQPVYRRKGIDFRQAKAVAIRPEGDAADPRGAVDIEYTGQGKVGAPERLRYDYLINATGPQLRFEATPGLGPNGHTVSVCTADHALEAAASLRRCITRLQAGEEQTLVVGMGHGTCTCEGAAFEYVFNVDHELREAGVRDKARLVYLTNEAHLGDFGVDGMTFEDQGFQNSSELWTASLFRERGVVAILGAHVEEVDEGLIRYETLDGEKHSLAFDFAMLLPPFGGVPLRAFGRDGDDMTAQIFAPSGFMKVDADYTVKPYEQWRAEDWPRTYLAPGYDNVFAVGIAFAPPHQISRPHKSANGTVITPSPPRTGMPSGVMGKTAAMTIVDRINNGMSAPAHEASMAAMGAACVASSGHGLRRGSAASMTMMPVVPDYVRYPTGRDLKNTRGEIGLSGHWVKLMLHYLFIYKAKGRLGWQLIPE
- a CDS encoding VOC family protein, which gives rise to MPTRDTPFKAGTPCWADLFTSDADKSRSFYHDVMGWTADEPNPAYGGYVNFRAGGSGSGKSSAAGHRAAGMMGGNTTESPVPDMWTLYFSVDDIDAVVAKAVGLGARVRSGPHPVGDLGSMAVLTDPSGGAFGLWQGGIHPGFSHHLEPGSAAWFEYHATDFASGTAFYAALFEWELSVLADSDEFRYTNAQVAGEDVVGLMDSRAMLPAGHPPFWTIYFSVADMDSALGTVVELGGSIEHRDDDSPYGRTAAVVDSTGARVKLHCEAADH
- a CDS encoding VOC family protein, with product MEMKLELVPIPVADVDRAKAFYIDKLGFVEDVDVRPAEGVRVVQLTPPGSSCSIGFGTGLAAYDVAVPGSVKALHLVVNNIEQARAELISRGVLVGAVEDVGGGVKYAGFSDPDGNTMSLQEMPWRTGEQF
- a CDS encoding MFS transporter; amino-acid sequence: MGANVVVNSGAKPAGGDLDPTQASPDEQWRERPDIVAIQRRTVRILIAAQIVGGIGIGAGASLGALLAEQVTSSESWAGLARTCSTLGAAAIALPLASMASRRGRNKALGLGWALAAIGGVVLVLSAAFSNIPLLIMGMLMFGSGTATNLQSRYAATDLAKPAHRSRTLSIVVWSTTIGAVLGPNLSGPGVTVAEWFGLPDLSGGFLISAVVLSLGAAAMWIFMRPDPLVTAQHHAPDVPVNTRKQRSLSVTMKAISESAVTRLAFVVVVLGHTVMASVMTMTPVHMADHGASLNIIGLTISVHVFGMYGLSPVVGVISDRLGRIPAIMIGQACFVASALIAGMSGTSNGMVMAGLFLLGLGWSFSLIAGSTLLGESVPSAIRPSVQGTGDMAMNVVAAVASGISGVVMAKWGFGGLNVIAGVLTIPVLLLVLSTVVTGRRSEKV
- a CDS encoding ArsR/SmtB family transcription factor; this encodes MQTLTHAPVLARLGHALSDPTRAQIMLALSQAPGYPAELAEQLDVSRQSISNHLQCLRGCGLVVAVPEGRRARYELADAGLGQALSGLLDVVLAVDPEHCEAAAAGTGCC
- a CDS encoding EamA family transporter, which encodes MLSVQLGAALSVDLISTIGAAGTAWLRLTFGALIFVAIVRPPVRSLRRRDLPGLLGLGITTGLQTVTFLAAIERIPLGTCVAIEFLGPLTVAAARSRHVRGFIWPAVALVGVIGLTEPWQGSVDAVGIGLALISAVGWGVYIVLTQHVGDRFEGLTGLSLTVPIAAATAGIIGIPQAAGHLTVNVLAVGAGLALLLPVLPYAFELLALRRLTTAAFGTLMAVEPAIGLLLGLIVLHQRPSLIQLLGIVLVVAAGAAAQRGGRRGQLT
- a CDS encoding MBL fold metallo-hydrolase, producing the protein MLFTQYYVECLSQASYLIGDRDSGQAVIVDPRRDIGEYLADAKANGLTIVGMINTHFHADFVSGHLELADATGAWIGYGEAASTDFPVRHLAEGERISLGHVTLKILATPGHTPESISVLVFEHPDNEIAYGVLTGDALFIGDVGRPDLLASIGFTADQLAIQLFHSVQTVLMGLPDAVRVFPAHGAGSSCGKNLSTERQSTIGEQRRLNYACQPMTQDQFVQVVTADQPSAPPYFVYNAILNRSEREHRPLTASPTALEDSSVDDALAAGALVLDTRTPTDFAAGHVIGSINVGADGRMAETVGMVLDPEQRVVLLSPDGQSDDDAMRMARIGFDHVVGYIPDAEAYLERNASRVEPASRLTARQLADLMESVEGLTVVDLRNPGELTDGVLPGALRIPLAELVRRIDEINLAAPVVVYCAGGWRSSVAASVLRSRGAKDVSDLIGGYSAWTLLHANASG
- a CDS encoding metal-sensitive transcriptional regulator; its protein translation is MVALPPEGMDVIVKRLRRAQGQIGGILKMLEEGRDCEDVITQVAAVSKAIDRAGIAIISSGFKQCVIDSNGAESLDIEKMEKLFLSLA
- a CDS encoding cation transporter, whose translation is MSAQPALDSAREELLIRRIQLFVAATITYNVIEAVVAIWAGSVASSSALVGFGLDSIIEVSSAAAVAWQFAGVDPKAREKKALRIIAMSFFALAAYVSIDAAASLISGNEASHSTPGLVIASLSLLIMPWLSWGQRRAGRALGSRTAIADSKQTLLCTYLSAVLLVGLVLNSAFGWAWADPIAALVIAVIAAKEGRNAWKGDACCAPNAAVLKVESGADSRPRGDAAGCACCPRD